The genomic region TCCATCGTGGACCGTCGCCTGGAGCGCCAAGTCTCGCTCGAGGCTGACTTAGCGGGAATGTACGGCTCCAACTGGCGTGATGCTATCCGTATCCTTCCCGCGACGATGAAATATGTGTCCCGGCTCGAGGAACTTACCGGCACGGGCGATGCAGTTCCAGTCATTGCTCATCACTACGTGCGTTACCTCGGTGACGTATCCGGCGGGCAGGTCATAGCCGCACGTTTGGGCACGTACTATGATATCGACTCGGAGTCGTTGAACTTTTATGACTTCTCGGCCATCGGCAAGATTCCTCCCTACCGCAATAGCTACCGCGCTGCATTGGATGAGTTGGATTTAGATGACAAGCAGCGCCAGCACCTCGTTGAAGAAGCGCGCCGCGCTTTCGGGTTTAATTCCGCGGTCTTTGCCGATCTCGCGCAACGCCACTGCGCCCTATAAATGAGGTAGTCATTGGTTTGATGGCTGAGCTATGAAGTAAAAGCTATCAAACTGTGATGATTAAAAACCGTGGCTGTTCTGCGTGTTTAAGCTTGTAATCTTAGGGTTTCCAAATTTTGGGTGGGCTTACCTACGTGGCACAGGCTGCGCAAGCCCTCTAATGTTGTAAGCGAACGCAGCGGACAGAAGCTGCGCGGTAGGTACCGAAGGCTAACGGTTTTCTGTGCACGCTTTTAGTACCTGCAACACTCGCATTTTGAAGAGTATGACGTAGAAGTACGAAGGAAGAGGAAAATCATGAATGAGAAGCTCGTTACCGCAATTAATAACCAGGTCACCAATGAGCACCAGGCTGCAATGATCTACACCCAGCTGGGCTACGAAATGGATGACCTGTCCTTTACC from Corynebacterium ammoniagenes DSM 20306 harbors:
- a CDS encoding heme oxygenase (biliverdin-producing), with the translated sequence MTVATSQPLSAALKEATAAAHEDAEGSRFMEELLSGQLNRGAVAEFTGQLWFIYEALERAVREIEDHPLAASIVDRRLERQVSLEADLAGMYGSNWRDAIRILPATMKYVSRLEELTGTGDAVPVIAHHYVRYLGDVSGGQVIAARLGTYYDIDSESLNFYDFSAIGKIPPYRNSYRAALDELDLDDKQRQHLVEEARRAFGFNSAVFADLAQRHCAL